The nucleotide window ACAGCCGCACCACGCGCCCGGACAGCAGGTCGTTGCAGGCCAGCGATGAACGGATCAGGGCGATGCCCTGGCCTTCCGAGGCGGCCTGCAGCAGCAGCGACGAATCTTCCAGCAGCAGGCCCTTGCGCGGCTCGGGCCAGTCGAGCCCGGCGGCATCGAACCACGGCTTCCACGGATCGCCCTCGCCGCGCAGCAGCGGCAGGCCCGCCATGTCCTGCGGCCGTTCGGGCAGCCGTCCGCCGTTGAAGGCGGGGCTGCAGACCGGGAAGAACACGTCGTCGAGCAGCCGCTCCACGTACAGGCCGGGATAGTCGCCGCTGCCCATGCGCAGCGCGATATCGACCTCTTCGTGGGCAAAGTTGACCAGCGTGTTCGACGACAGCAGCTCGACATCCAGCTCCGGGTGGCGCTCGATAAAGCTGCCGATGCGCGGCGTCAGCCAGCGCGCGGCAAACGACGGCATGGTGCTGATGGTCAGGCGCTTGTCGCGGTTGCCGGCCTGCAGCGCGCGCGTGGCATCGGCGATCTGCAGCAGCGCGTCGCGCACGCGCTCGGCGTAGAGGCGGCCCGCCGGGGTCAGCGCCACGCGCTTGCCGTGGCGCTCGAACAGCGGCATCCCCAGTTCTTCTTCCAGCGCGCGGATCTGGTGGCTGACCGCGCCGTGCGTGACGAACAGCTCCGTCGCCGCGCGCGAAAAGCTCTCGTGGCGCGCCGCTGCCTCGAAGGCGCGCAGCGCGGTCAGCGCAGGCAGGCGCGGCAACTCGCGGTGCCAGCCGCGCGGCATGTCCTTCTCCCAGGCGCTTTTCCAGGCCATGGCCACCTCCAGACGGTTGGGGTTATGTGAGATTGGCTAACAAGAACAAAGAAAATATATCGTTTTGATAGTGGCCGGGCAATCACTAATATTCGATCACCGGCCCCCGCAGTTGCAGTCTTCTTTACGGCGATCTTCACAGGATTTAACTGGCTTGGCCGATTTGCCGGGCCAGTCCGGCTACCTCGCCGCGAATCCGTACTGTGTCAGGCGTATCCCCGCCGAGGCTGGCCGAACGGAGAACCACCATGAAAACCGTGCTCACAACGACCGAGTTCACCCTGAATCCTGGCGAAGTCACCACGCTGTCGGTGCACGCCGCGCAGCGTCTGCACATTGCCGAAGCCCGCGGCACCGATGTGTGGCTGACCCGCGAGAACGATTCGGAGGACTACTGGCTGCGTTGTGGCGGCAGCCTGCTGCTGCGCGCCGGCGACGAGGTGGTGCTCAGCGTCGATCCGCGCGCGCTGCATCCGGTGCGACTGGCGCTGATTGCCGAGGCCCGCCGCCCGGCGCTGGCGCTGGCCGACCTGCCGCACCTGGTGTACCGCAGCCTGCGCCGGCTGGTTCGAGGCACCGAGTGGACGCCTAACCAGGACCGGGTCACCGCTTCCTGAAACCGGGACGGGCGGGACACCGAGCGCGCCGCACCGGCACCGGGGCCATCTGCGCCTGGTCTGGTCGCGTGACGCAGCGGACGGTTCCGCACCGCCCACCCCCTGAACGGGGCAGGCAGGGCCGGCGCAAGCCGGCCCTTTTCGTTACACTCTCGCCATGCATCCGATTCAAGTCATCGAACGCGGCCGCGAGGACTATCAGCCGTGTTTCGACGCGATGCGCGCCTTCACCGCCGCACGCACCCCCGAGACGCCCGACCAGATCTGGCTGGTCGAGCATGCGCCGGTCTACACGCTGGGCCAGGCGGGCGACCCCGCGCACCTGCTGGCCCCGGACGAGCGGATTCCGGTGGTGCAGATCGACCGTGGCGGGCAAATCACTTATCACGGACCGGGCCAGGTGGTGGCCTACCTGCTGCTGGATCTGCGCCGCCGCCGGCTGATGGTGCGCGAGCTGGTGCACGGCATCGAGCAGGCCGTGCTGGACACGCTCGCGGCGTATAATCTCGCAGCCGAACGCAAGCCCGGCGCCCCCGGCATCTACCTGTCCGGCGGGCCGCACCAGGGCGCCAAGATTGCCGCGCTCGGCCTCAAGATCCGCAACGGCTGCAGCTATCACGGCGTCAGCCTCAACGTGCAGATGGACCTGTCGCCGTTCCTGCGCATCAATCCCTGCGGCTATGCCGGACTGGAAACGGTCGACATGGCCACCGCGGGAGCCACCTGCCCGGTGGCGGATGCCGATGGCGCGCCGGTGCCCGTGACCGCGGCAACACAACCCGAGATCGCACAGCGCCTGGCGGCTGCATTGTGCGAGGTGCTGGCAGCGCACGAGGCTCGCGTGCTGGCGGCTGAACAACCTGCCGCCCCGGCCCTGGCCTCCTAGTCAAAAGCGAAATGCACGCCGAGCGCGTGCGGAGAAATGTATGAGCGACGCACTGATCGCCCCGATCACCTCCTCCGGCGAAGCCCCGCAGTCCCCCGCGGAGCAATACGATCCGACCCGCAAGCAGAAATCGGCCGACAAGACCGCGCGCATCCCCATCAAGATCGTGCCGGCCGAGAAGCTCAAGAAGCCGGACTGGATCCGCGTGAAGGCCGCCACCGGCAATTCGCGTTTCTATGAGATCAAGGACATCCTGCGCGCCAACAACCTGGTGACGGTGTGCGAGGAAGCCAGCTGCCCCAATATCGGCGAATGCTTCGGCAAGGGCACGGCCACCTTCATGATCATGGGCGACAAGTGCACGCGCCGCTGCCCGTTCTGCGACGTCGGCCACGGCCGCCCCGATCCGCTCGATGTCAACGAGCCGGGCAACCTGGCCCGCACCATCGCCCAGCTCAAGCTGAACTACGTGGTCATCACCAGCGTCGACCGCGACGACCTGCGCGACGGCGGCGCCCAGCACTATGTCGACTGCATCTCGCAGACGCGCGAGCTGTCGCCCGCCACCCGCATCGAAGTGCTGGTGCCCGACTTCCGCGGCCGCCTGGACAAGGCGCTGGACATCCTGCAGGCGTGCCCGCCCGACGTGATGAACCACAACATGGAAACCGTGCCGCGCCTGTACAAGCAGGCCCGCCCCGGCGCCGACTACGCGCACTCGCTCAAGCTGCTGCAGGAATTCAAGCGCCGCAACCCCAACGTCCCGACCAAGTCCGGCCTGATGGTCGGCCTGGGCGAGACCGACGAGGAAATCCTGGAAGTCATGCGCGACATGCGCGCGCACGATATCGACATGCTGACCATCGGCCAGTACCTGGCGCCGTCCAACCACCACCTGCCGGTGCTGCGCTACGTGCATCCCGACACCTTCAAGATGTTCGAGGACGAGGCCTACAAGATGGGCTTCACCCACGCCGCCGTGGGGGCGATGGTGCGCAGTTCCTACCATGCCGACCAGCAGGCGCATCAGGCGGGGTTTGCCTGAGCGGTTGTCAGCGAATGGAATAAGAAACGGCCGGGATTCCCCCGGCCGTTTTTGTTTTTGGCACCCCTCGGCAAGCCCGTAGCCAACCTAGGGTCAACCCCGACTGTCCCGTCTAGCACAATCTCGATATGATGAATTCATCGATAAATTATCGATGAAATGCAATCACATCACATTCCGGCTTGTCTGCCTACACTGGGTATCAAGTGCGCTAACGGGAATCTCATGAACTGCACCGTCCACCGACTTGCCGAGCAGGCGCTGCTGTACAGCGTCGCGCCGCCCGCATCGCTGGCAGTCCAGCGCCGGATCTGGGCCATGGCCGCGCGCGCGGCGGACTGGCGCGGCGTGGTGGACGTGGTGCCGGGCATGAACAACCTGACCGTGATCTTCGACGGCAGCGCCGATGTCGATGCGCTCGAGCGCAACCTGAAGCTGGCGTGGGCCTCGGGCGAGGCGCGCAATGCCACCGGCAAGCTGGTCGAGATCCCGGTGCGCTACGGCGGCGAGCATGGCCCGGACCTGGGCGACGTCGCCGCGCATACCGGGCTGACGCCGCAGGAAGTGGTGCGCCGCCATGCGGCGGGCGAGTACGTGGTCTACTTCCTTGGCTTCCAGCCCGGCTTCGCCTATATGGGCGGGCTGGCGCCGGAGCTGGCCACGCCGCGCCGGCGCGAGCCGCGGGTGGCGGTGCCGGCCGGGTCGGTCGGCATCGGCGGCGAGCAGACCGGGATCTATCCGGCGGTGCTGCCGGGCGGCTGGCAGCTGATCGGGCGCACCGACGCCGAACTCTTCGTGGCGGACCGTGATCCGCCGTCCCTGTTCGCGCCCGGCGATACCGTGCGCTTTGTCGCCGAGGAAATCATCGCGTGATCGAGATCCTTCGTCCCGGCGCGCTCGCCTCGGTGCAGGACCTGGGCCGTACCGGCTTCCGCCGTTTTGGCGTGGGGCGCTGCGGCGCCATGGACATGCTGGCGGTGGAGGTCGGCAACCGCCTGCTTGGCAATGCCCCTGACTGCGCCGCCATTGAATTCACGCTGGGCCGCGCCGCGGTGCGCTTCCATGCCGATATGCGCGTGGCGCTGGCCGGCGCCGAATGCGGCGCCAACCTGGACGGCGTGCCGGTGTGGTCGTGGCATGCGTTCGACGCGCACCAGGGCGAGACCCTGACGCTGCCGTCGACGCGCGGCGGCACGCGCGTGTACCTGTGCGTGGCGGGCGGCATTGCGGTCGAGCCGGTGATGGGCTCGCGCAGCACAGACCTGAAGTCCGGTTTCGGCGGGCTGGGCGGACGCGCGCTGCAGGAAGGCGACCGCCTGCCGGCGGGGCGCCCGGGGCTGGAAGCCGAGACCGACTGGATCGGCGTGCAGGCGCCGGCGTGGGCGCTGCCCGCCCCGGTCGAGGGCAAGGCCACCGCGATCCGCATGCTGCCCGGCACGGAATACGAGGATTTCGACGCGGCCTCGCAGGCCGCGCTGTGGCAGGCCGACTGGACCGTCACGCCCAACAGCAACCGCATGGGCCTGCGCCTCGCCGGCCCGGCGCTGGCGCGGCGCCCCGAGCGCAGCGCCGACCTGCTCTCGCACGGCGTGATGCCGGGCGTGATGCAGGTGCCGCCGGCGGGCCAGCCGATCGCGCTGATGGCCGACGCGCAGACCACCGGCGGCTATCCGAAGATCGGCGTGGTGATCGGCGCGGACCTGTGGCGGCTTGCGCAGGTGCCGCTGGGCGCGCCGGTGCGCTTCGTGCAGGTCACGCTGGCGCAGGCGCAGGCGGCGCAGGAAGAGCTGGCACGCTACCTGCGCCAGATCGAGCAGGCGCTGCGGTGGCAGGGCGACGGCATGCCGATTGCCGCGCGCCGGCGCACGCGCACGCGCACGCGCGCGGCAGCATAAGAAAGGCGCCAGGGCGCCGCACAGGAGAATGGCAATGCAGATCGATTTGAACGCGGATCTTGGTGAAGGCTGTGGCAATGACGAGGCGCTGCTGGCGCTGATCAGCTCGGCCAATATCGCCTGCGGCTGGCATGCGGGCGACGCCGCCACCATGGTGCAGACGGTGCAGTGGGCGCTGGCGCGCGGCGTGGCGATCGGCGCGCACCCGAGCTACCCGGACCGCGAGAACTTCGGCCGCACCGAGATGCAGCGCGACCCGGAACACGTCTACGCCGACGTGCTGTACCAGATCGGCGCGCTCGATGCGATCGTGCGCGCGCAGGGCGGCAAGCTGCATCACGTCAAGCCGCATGGCGCACTGTACAACCAGGCCGTGCGCGATCCGGCGCTGGCGCGCGCGATCGTGCGCGCGGTGCGCGACTTCGACCCGGACCTGGTGTTCTTCGGCCTGGCCGGCAGCCAGATGATCGATATCGCCAAAGAGGCCGGCCTGCGCGTCAAGCAGGAGGTCTTTGCCGACCGCGGCTACAACCCCGACGGCACGCTGGTCAGGCGCGGCACGCCGGGCGCGCTGCACGAGGACGAGGAAGTCGCCCTGAACCAGACCCTGACCATGGTGCGCGAGCAGCGCGTGCGCGCCATCGACGGCACCTGGGTACCGATCCAGGCCGAAACCGTGTGTCTGCACGGCGACGGCGCCCACGCGCTGGCCTTTGCGCGCCGCATCCGGGAACGGCTGGGCGCGGAAGGCATCGCGATCCGCGCCGGCGGCTGAGCGCGTTTATCCGCTTTCACGCCGGCATTGTCCACACGCGGCCTGCCTCGTCACGCGTCACGACGGCTGCTGTCCGCGCGCCTTCGTTATCTTCGTTTGGTGTTTTCATGGAACAGGCAGTCAATCTCTGGCCCCTTGTCGGGGTAGGCGTCATCATCGTCGGCTTCGTGCTGCGCTTCAATCCCATGCTGGTGGTGGTGCTCGCCGCGCTGGCCACCGGCCTGGCCGCGCCGATGCCGCTGATGCAGATCTTCGCGGCGATCGGCACCGCCTTCGTCAAGGCGCGCAACCTGCCGCTGATCATCCTGCTGCCGCTGGCGGTGATCGGCCTGCTGGAGCGGCACGGGCTGCGCGAGCATGCGCAGGCGTGGATCGCGCGCATTGCCTCGGCCACGGTCGGGCGCCTGCTGATCGTCTACCTGGGCGTGCGCGAGCTGACCGCGGCAATCGGCCTGACCAGCCTGGGCGGCCATCCGCAAATGGTGCGCCCGCTGCTGGCACCGATGGCCGAGGGCGCGGCCGAGAACCGCTTCGGCCATCTGCCCGAGCCGGTGCGCCAGCGCGTGCTGGCCTTCTGCGCCGCCACCGACAATGTCGGCCTGTTCTTCGGCGAGGACATCTTCGTCGCGTTCGGCGCGATCGCGCTGATGCATACCTTCCTGCTGTCGTCGAACATCGAGGTCGAGCCGCTGCATATCGCCGTGTGGGGCATCCCCACCGCGATCTGCGCCTTCCTGATCCATGCCGTGCGCCTCAGGCGCCTGGACGGCTGGCTCGAGCGCGAGCTGGGCGGCAACGCCGCCGGCACCGCGGTGGCTGCCCGGAGCGCAGAGTAAGGAGCGCGCCATGATCATCTCGATTGAATACCTCTACTGGCTCGCCGGCCTGGTGCTGGCCATCACCGCGCTGATGACCTTCACCGACCGCGCGCATCCGCGCCGCCTCAGCACCGGCCTGTTCTGGCTGCTGTATGCGATCGTGTTCCTGGTCGGCGACCGGCTGCCGCCGGCCGCGGTCGGCATCGGCGCGGTGGTGATGGCGCTGATCGCCGGCTTCGGCGGCGTCGGCCACGGCAAGCACGACAGCCTGCCGGAGACGGAACGCCGCGCCAGCGCCAGCCGCCTCGGCAACAAGCTGTTCATCCCGGCGCTGCTGATCCCGCTGGTCACCGTGATCGGCACCATGCTGTTCAAGGACGTGCGCATCGCCGGCGTGCCGCTGCTCGATCCGAAGAACGTGACCTTCGTCTCGCTCGGCATCGGCTGCCTGGTCTCGCTGGCAGTGGTGTGCTGGCTCACGCGCGACACCGTGGCGCAGGGCCTGCGCGAATCGCGCCGGCTGACCGAGTCGCTGGGCTGGGCGCTGGTGCTGCCGCAGATGCTGGCGATGCTGGGGCTGGTGTTTGCCGACGCCGGCGTCGGCAAGGCCGTGGCGCACCTGACCACCGCCTACATCAACATGGACTACAAGCTGGTGGCGGTGGCGGTCTACTGCGTCGGCATGGCGCTGTTCACGGTGATCATGGGCAACGGCTTTGCGGCCTTCCCGGTGATGACCGGCGGCGTCGGCGTGCCGATCCTGGTCGGCATGTTCGGCGGCAATCCGGCGGTGATGGCGGCGATCGGCATGTTCTCGGGCTATTGCGGGACGCTGATGACGCCGATGGCGGCCAACTTCAATATCGTGCCGGCGGCGCTGCTGGAGCTCGACGACAAGAACGCCGTGATCCGCGCGCAGGTGCCGACCGCGCTGGCGATCCTGGCGGCGAATATCGTGCTGCTGTACTGGCTGATGTAACTACAGGAGCCCACCATGCCTGTCGTGCTGCTGACCGGCTTCGAGCCGTTCGAGGATGAACCGGTCAACCCGTCGTGGGAAGCCGTGCGCGCGCTCGACGGCGAACGCGTCGGCGGCGCGGTGATCGTCGCGCGCCAGCTGCCGTGCGTGTTCGGCGCGGCGATCGATGCGATCGGCGCACTGCTCGACACGCTGCGGCCGACGCTGGTGATCGCCGTCGGCCAGGCCGGCGGGCGCGCCGAGATGTCGGTGGAGCGCGTGGCGATCAATGTCGACGATGCGCGCATCGCCGACAACGCCGGCGCCCAGCCGATCGACACCGCCATCGCCCCGGACGGCCCGGCCGCGTACTTCGCCACGCTGCCGATCAAGGCGATGGTGCGCGACATGCGCGCGGCCGGCGTGCCGGCGTCGGTATCGCAGACGGCCGGCACTTTCGTCTGCAACCATGTGTTCTACGGGCTGATGCACCGGCTGGCACGGCAACCGGACGGCGCGGTGCGCGGCGGCTTTATCCACATTCCGTACCTGCCCGAGCAGGCGGCGCGCCATCCCGGCCAGCCGAGCCTGGCGCATGAAACGCTGGTGAAGGGCCTGCGCACGGCGGTGGCCACGGCGCTGTCGACCCGCGCCGACGTGCGCGAGCAGGGCGGCCAGCTGCACTGAGGCCCGCCGCCGCGCCTGTCCCGCCTTACTCCTGCAAGTTGGCCGCGGCCGCCTCGCGACGCGCCGCGGCTTTCTTCATCGCATGGCGGCGCAGGCTGACCTGCTCGAAGCGCCAGATCACATAGCAGAACGCCAGGAACGGCCACAGCCAGCCGAGCCACTGCGCCAGGCTGTTGAAGTGGATGAAGCGGCCCATGCGCCAGCCTTGCTCCGAGATCCACGCATAAGGGTTGGACGGCAGCACGTTGGTCAGCGCCACCAGAAGGATCAGCGCCGCCATCGCCAGCACCGCGCGCAGCCAGCGCGGCAGGTACAGCAGCAGCGCCAGCACCAGCGAGCTGGTCAGCAGCGCGAAGCGCCCGCCTTCGGACAGCCAGACGAAGGCGCTTTCGGTGGGGAACTGCAGCTCGGCCGCGGTGGCCTTGAGCAGCAGCGCCGCCGCCAGCAGCCCGGCGAGGATGCGCAGCATCGGCGCGCTGCGGCGCATCGCGATCGAGGCGAACAGGCCGGTGCCGATCCAGCTGCTGGCGGTCACCAGCGATTCCAGCAACTGCTGGCTCTGCATGTCCTCAGGGCGCAGGCCGATATGGTCCTGCCAGGCCTCCAGCTGCGGGAACACCATCTGCAGCACCTGCATCGGCCACGATTCCGGGTCGGTCAGCCATTCGCGCACGATGCCGCCCATGCCGAACAAATGCTCCTGCGGAAACACCTGCGCGAACGGCCACAACAGCAGCAGGATGATGGCAAAGCTGGCATGCGGCTCGAACCAGGCATGGCGCAGCCGCGTGAGGCGCCCGTCGTCGATCAGCGCGCGCGTGAACGGCGCCACCACGGCGCCGCCGAGCAGCGCGCCGAGCGCATTGGTGATCAGGTCGATGTTGGACGAGATCCGGCTGGGCAGCCAGGTCTGGAACGCCTCCATGCACGCCGACAGCAGCGCGCCGGCCACCAGCGCCACCAGCGTCGCGCGCCCGCCCGACACGCGCGGATGCAGCGACAGCACCACCAGCGCGCCGAACGGGAAATACCCCAGCACGTTGGTGAGCAGGTCGAAGTCGGTGATGTAGCGCGGCTTGGGCGCGCTGAGAAAGGCGAAGGGCGAGATGCCGTTGTCGATCCAGCCGGAGAACGGGTACAGGCTGGCATACACCACCAGCAGCGTGAAGCAGAGCAGCCCCACGCGCGCCAGCGGCGAGTGCTGCGGCGCGGCGGCGGGTGGTGCTGGCGGAGCCGCCGGCGGCGGCGCGGAGAGCGGCGGGGGAGCCGGCTCCATGGCAAATCTCCTGTGGCTTTACTTTAGCTGCAGCGTGCCGATCCAGTCGAGCAGCGCGGCAATCACGGCATCGCTGGCTTCGGCCAGCGCCTTGACGCCGCCGGCGCCGTCGGCGCTGGGCGCAGGGCGGCGCGCCTCGAAGGTCTGCTGGCCGAGCATGCCGTGCCGGTACACCGTGGCGCGCAGCCGCACCACGCCCTGGCTGGCGGTGGCGCTGTCGAACACCTGGTCGAACTCGAGCAGTTCCACCTTCAGCGCCGGAATGCTGCCGTCGCCGGACCAGCCCAGCGTGCCGCGCGCGGCCACGGCCTCGCGCAGGCGCTCGTCGAACAGGCGCGTGGGAGACATCACCCAGCGCTGCGTGGCGTAGGCCTGCAGGCGCTGCGCCTGGGCGTACTGCAGCCGGTAGAACAGGGCATTGCCTTCCAGCCAGTTGGGCCCGTCGGTCTGTGCCACGCGCAGTTTGGGCAGCGGCGCGGGCGCAGGGTTCCCGGTGGCGGAGGCCGCCGGGGCCGCCACGGCCGGGCCGAGGTCATAGGTGATGATGGGCTCGCCGCGCGTCAGCGCGCAGCCAGACAGCGCCAGCCCGGCGGCGGCGAGCAGCAGGGCCGCGCGCAGGCGGGCGGGTGCGGAGCGCAGGAAGCGTGGCATCTCGGTCGCAGGGGTCACGGCGGATTCTCGCGGTTGGCGTTTGGCGTTATCGACGGGGGCGGTGGGGCCGGCGGGGCTGGGGCGGTGCCGCATCACGGCCGCGCTACGGCGCTGCGCTGAAGCCCGGCTCGCCGGGGCCCGGCGCGGGCGCGGGCGCGCCGAACAGCACGCTGCTCGGGCTCTCGTTGAACTGGCCGGCGGCGCGCTCGAAGCTGCGCGCGGTCTGGCGCGCGTCGCGGGCCAGGCCGTTGAGCTGCGGCAGGGTCTCTTCGCTGAAGGTGCCCGCCGCCGACTGCACCGACGCGGCCGCGCCCTGCAGGTCGCGCCCGACGCTGTCGACGGTGCGCATCACGGTGCCGTTGGGATTGGCCAGTTCCTGCGTCAGGCGCCGCGTCGATTCGAGCGTTGCGTTCAGGTTCTCGGCTACCTTGGGCAGCCGCTGCGCCGCCGGCGCGAGCGAATCGGACAGGCGCGAATAGTCTTCGGCGGTCTTGCGCACCGAGCGGATCGCCGCCATCAGCTCGTCGCGGTTGGCGCCCTGGAACATGTCGTTGAGCGAGCCCATCAGGGTCTCGGCCTGGGTCAGCAGCGAATCGCCGCGCTTTTCCAGTTCCTCGAAGAAGCCGGGCCGCATGGCGATGCGCGCCACCGCCCGGGGCGAGGTCGGCAGCGGCGGCGAGGCGCTGGCGCCGTCGTGCGCGGCGGAGTCGTCGAGCTGCACGTAGGCAATCCCGGTCACGCCCTGGAAGCCCAGCGTGGCGTAGGTGGTGCGCGTGATCGGCGTTTCGCGGTTGACGTTGACGCGCACGATGATCTGCCCCGGCACCTGTGGATCGAACTTGATCGACTCGACCTTGCCCACCGCCAGCCCGCGGTACTTGACGTCGGCCTGCGGGCCCAGGCCGTTGACGGTGGAGCGGGTGATCAGGTCATACGGCACGCGCACGGCGTGGTCGGTGCTGAACCAGAAGATCGCGAACAGCACCAGCACGGCCAGGCCGATGGTGAACACGCCGGCAAGGAAGGCGTGGGACTTGTTTTCCATCATGCTTCTCCAGGGGGCGGCGCCGCGGGCTGCCCGGGCTGGGGCAGCGCCTGCAGGGCGCGCTGGGCGCGCTCGCCCAGGAAATACTCGCGGATGAAGGGGTGCTCCACCTTCACCACTTGCGGGATCGGCGCGGCGGCGATCACCTTGTGGTCGGCCAGCACCGCGACGCGGTCGGACAGCGCCACCAGCGTGTCGAGGTCGTGCGTGATCATCACCACGGTCAGGCCCAGTTCGCGGCGCAGCTCGCGGATCAGCGCGACGTAGTCGTCGGACGCCATCGGGTCCAGGCCGGCCGTGGGTTCGTCCAGGAACAGCAGCTCGGGCTCCAGCGACAGCGCGCGCGCCAGCGCCACGCGCTTGATCATGCCGCCGGACAGGTCCGACGGCATCTTGTCGGCATCGCGCGCGGACAGCCCGACCAGCTGCAGCTTGAGCAGCGCGGCCTGGCAGATCAGGTTGTCGGGCAGCGCGCGCAGCTCGCGCAGCGGCAGCGCGATATTGTCGATCACCGACAGCGCCGAGAACAGCGCGCCGCGCTGGAACTGCAGGCCCCAGCGGCTGCGCAGCGCCTGCAGCTGCGCCGGCCGCAGCCGGGTCGGGTCTTCGCCGAACACCTTGATGGTGCCCGAGGTGGGGCGCTCCAGCCCGACGATCTGGCGCAGCAGCACGGTCTTGCCGCTGCCCGAGCCGCCGACGATCGACAGCACCTCGTCGCGGTAGACGTCCAGGTTGACATGGTCGTGCACCACCGCCTTGCCGAAGCGCTTGACCAGGTCGCGCACCTC belongs to Cupriavidus taiwanensis and includes:
- a CDS encoding ABC transporter ATP-binding protein; the encoded protein is MSAAQANATPPGAPDRTPVIEVRDLVKRFGKAVVHDHVNLDVYRDEVLSIVGGSGSGKTVLLRQIVGLERPTSGTIKVFGEDPTRLRPAQLQALRSRWGLQFQRGALFSALSVIDNIALPLRELRALPDNLICQAALLKLQLVGLSARDADKMPSDLSGGMIKRVALARALSLEPELLFLDEPTAGLDPMASDDYVALIRELRRELGLTVVMITHDLDTLVALSDRVAVLADHKVIAAAPIPQVVKVEHPFIREYFLGERAQRALQALPQPGQPAAPPPGEA
- a CDS encoding ABC-type transport auxiliary lipoprotein family protein; the protein is MPRFLRSAPARLRAALLLAAAGLALSGCALTRGEPIITYDLGPAVAAPAASATGNPAPAPLPKLRVAQTDGPNWLEGNALFYRLQYAQAQRLQAYATQRWVMSPTRLFDERLREAVAARGTLGWSGDGSIPALKVELLEFDQVFDSATASQGVVRLRATVYRHGMLGQQTFEARRPAPSADGAGGVKALAEASDAVIAALLDWIGTLQLK
- a CDS encoding MlaD family protein, yielding MMENKSHAFLAGVFTIGLAVLVLFAIFWFSTDHAVRVPYDLITRSTVNGLGPQADVKYRGLAVGKVESIKFDPQVPGQIIVRVNVNRETPITRTTYATLGFQGVTGIAYVQLDDSAAHDGASASPPLPTSPRAVARIAMRPGFFEELEKRGDSLLTQAETLMGSLNDMFQGANRDELMAAIRSVRKTAEDYSRLSDSLAPAAQRLPKVAENLNATLESTRRLTQELANPNGTVMRTVDSVGRDLQGAAASVQSAAGTFSEETLPQLNGLARDARQTARSFERAAGQFNESPSSVLFGAPAPAPGPGEPGFSAAP